The genomic interval TTTTAAGTATCATCTTGGCATCGGCTAATAGAATCTAATTTGTAATTAATATTTCTCCCACGAGCCATCTGTCCCTGACTTCTGATGTGATGCTCTACCTGTAATTGCAGCCAATAAAACCCCTAAATCATCACACTCTGGGTCATCACAGTTAATGACAGGCTGAGACTCGATAATGGTCTTATGCACATGCAGGGCAGATTCGCTGAAATAAGGACAGATGACAGGGTCATTGCACAGGTGAGATATTTTATTGCATGCCGTTTTTAATTCACATCCTCCTgtcccctccccacacacacacacctacacaaacatgacaatgtGGTCCAAAACAAGCTTACACCAGCTCCAGAACAGAAGTCTAAATTAAATGATTATTTACCTTGTGTGTATGaggttattaataataaaggcACACCAGCACTAAAAGGCTAGAAAGCCATTTCCCAGCAGTCAACACTATTTGGCATTAACCTCCCTCACTGCATCAAAATATGCGCTTTAAATATGACAAGTAGGCATAAATAACTCACTGATTCCAGTACAACTATCATTTCACTGCAAATTGGCTGAAACAgctatgaaaataaaaatataaagaaaCAAACTGCGTTGGTAAAGAACCCTCTTCACTCCTTTAGGAAAGATGAAAGCTCTGCCATAGATGACAAATTGGCACTTgacacacttttttttaaagtcaCATTTAGATCTTTTTGTttccgcacgcacgcacgcacgcacgcacgcacgcacgcacgcacgcacgcacgcacgcacgcacgcacgcacgcacgcacgcacgcacgcacgcacgatcTTTTTGTTtccgcacacgcgcacacacgcgcacacacgcgcacacacgcgcacacacgcgcacacacgcgcacacacgcgcacacacgcgcacacacgcgcacacacgcgcacacacgcgcacacacgcgcgcacacgcgcgcacacgcgcgcacacacgcgcacacacgcgcacacacgcgcacacacactctagtTTGGACCCATTTTGTGGCTAGAAAATGTGTTATTTCTGTGGCAACAATATTTGTTTGGGTGACTTGCTTTCTGTTGACATCACAGATTTATTCAAGTGGGACAAAAGAACACGCAAAGTAATCCCAGgctcagcatgttgagtaacaaaacaaaagcttaaCACTGTAGTGATTGGGTTCAGACTCAGCTCCACGTGGATGGATGAGACCGAGGTACCTCTCATCACACACTGATGGGTCTGATGCTGACGGCAGGGCATGTTCTCACTCACAGGATGTAGCATGTAACAGCTAAGCGTGTAAATGTCAATGTTTGTTCCAAGTCGGGGCTGCCATAGGACCTCTGGAAGACCTTTCAACTACTATCAGCTCATCAGGGTTGCCATGTGCCTTATAATGGAGGAGAAGGTCTTGGATGGCCCGCTCTTCAATCTAGAAAGACAGATTAAAAAGACTAAATGTGGGATGTTGTGGTGACCGAAACTACATTGCATTCAGAGTGAGGGAGTCAATTTGACAGTGGGAGTGCAATGATAAGACCATCTTACATAACAGCTACCAGAAAACCACAGAGGGGGAAAAATTACATGAAGGTGCTGACAAATGCTTGGCAACAGCCTGAAAGGAAAACCAGAGGCAACTCACATCTAACCAGCACATTATGTAAATACCAGCCAGcatacacacactcctgcaATGACTCAATGCATCccttttgtgtgtatgtgtaagcACACAGGCAAAGACACGTCACCTGGATGAGCGCAAGCGGCTTCTCTCTGCTGCGCACGAGcgccgcctcctgctgcttctcctcctccacgatGGAGGCGAAGGTCACCAGGGAGGGTAGAGGAGGGCTCCCCACTGCTCCCAGCACCCAGGGCCTAAAGGGGAGAGACGGACAACACAGGATAAACAACCTGACTGTGCTGTAGAGGTCAAAGCAACAAAAGGTGTAGAAGGGTGGACAAAGGTGGTAGATcctgtgtgtaaatgtctgtCCACTTAGCTTTAAAAAGGCATCTTACATATGTAACAGGAGTAGGACAAGTTGAGATGCCTTTTTTTGACAGGGGATCACACAATAATGGGGAGAGTTTAGCATAATTTTTATGATCAGACCACGTGAGTAGTGTGTAagttttactgtagttttgtaGAAGACTTAAAAAGACTCAAATATTACAAAAACACCTATATTAAACCTGGAAACTAAGTCCAGGATGAGAGAGACAGAATGTACGATACTGCTGCTACTTCCTGAGCCCAGAACTCTGCTCAGCTCATCCAAATACCAAGAGGAACCtgaaaccagctccctgttcagcgCAATCCATTTTGACACCAGGGACGCCCTCGTCAATTCTGATTACCATCACCAGCTTCACCGGACTGACTCACAGCGGTTCCACATCCACGGAGAAGTTGGCTAGAACCGCGGCAGACCAAAGCACGAGTAAAAAAATGGCAACAGAAGCATTATGTCAGATAAGACACAGGCTTGCTTTGCCAGAAGTAACCGAGAAAGCATGATGATAAAGAGGTTCATCTTAAATGTTTCCGTGAGATTAATCATATATTAACCATTGTGTGACTCTAAAAATAAATTTTTGCCATTCCAGGTATGCTGGGTTTGGTCTGACTGAGAATTAAAATGACCAGTCATATTTGCTGCCTAGGAAACAAGGAATATATTTTAATGGACCAGAGcttggcttgtgtgtgtgtacaccatGAATGGTAAAGACATGAGCTTGAGATGAAGTTCTCTCAAAGTACTACAAGCATGTGTACCGTGTTTGTCCAGCTGTCTCAGGATGCTTTAAAAGGTCACTGTGACTCAGTGTCCATGGTCAGGTCATCCCAGCTGTACTGGGTCATTCTGAGCTCTTCTCCTCACTCAGTCCAGAACCCTGTGTCTCTCTGAAACTCTCTAACTACACGACATCTTTGGTACAGTAAgttgttcacacacacatgtatgtttcagtattttgtcatgttgtttgtttgtgatgtgCATTTGATTTCTATTCATAAActgttgaaatgaaaaaaggaaTTTACAagcctgtaaacacacatttaatttaagtcagtaaattatttaattagtcAGTAATTAGGAATTATAGTGGACCTACTTAGAAATAAAAAAGTAGAGTTGATGGGCCATCATGTATATAAAGTGTTTGTTGAAAGCAGCCGTTTGTGTGTCTTACATCCTGTCAGTGGACACGTCAACACTGCCACCAAGTGGGAAACAGCAGTATAGAAGTGAAGTGGTTCTCCTGGCTTACGTGTCTTTCTCTACTCACCCAGTGGGTCTCTCTGGCTCGCTGCAGTCACCGTCCTTGAACGTGACCTTCCGGGCAGCAGCGGGGACAGGCGATCCCTGTGCACCTTGGCCTCTCTGTGTCCCTTCTTTGGTTAgccggttctcctcctcctccagcagagcccgAAATGAGTATGAGGATGGTGGGGAGTTGACTGTTGTTGCCCTGCAGAGAGAAACAACAAGACAGAGCAACTCAGACATCACAATAAAAGTCACTTATGCCCAGTTCACCttgatacagtatgttctcCAGATGATCTCATGATAGTTGCGAGCAGTGGACACTCGTCTTCACATGTGGGCCTTACTCACCAGGTCTTTCCACTGCTCTTGGATGGAGTGCCTGCGGGGGCCGATTTAGCAGAGGTGGTCTCCACACTGGCCTCCTTGTTAGCCATGGCCAACATCTTTCTCTGCTTCTGGGAGAGCTTAGTGGGAACATGCGAGTGCTTGATGCTGGTAATGATGCTGCACACAAAGGGACATGTATGTAGTTAACAACATTGGTACTGTCCACGTGCCTGATCTCCTGTTAAACTagttaatgtaaaataaaatggcCTCTAATACCTCCCAGGGCTTTTAGGAGTGGCTCCCATGGTCTGAACAGAGTTGGCTTCCATGTCCATTATAGTTCTCAGGTCCAGGACTGGGGGTGGATGAACAGGACTGCAGACAGTAAAGattaaaagaggaaaacatAATGGTTGCAGAGGAAATCCAGGTTTATAAGTATAAAGACAAAAGAAGCAAATAATAGAAAGCAAACAATGTTTTCACAGGTATGATCTGTTAATTGACTTTTACCATGGAAGGCTCTTGGGGATGGTTTGTGGAGCAGAGTCCGGTGGAGTTGGAAAGGTGTTTTTCAGGGAGATTGGGGTGTTTGGTGGAGTCTTCAGCCTCACACTGAAAACCTTCTCATCCTACAGGTAATAAGAACAGTATGATCCAATTCATGTGGTCAGTATAATCTTGACGTGAATTGTTATGTAGCTACTTTTCACCTAAAACTCATGAAAACAATTACCAACAGGTAACTAAAGTACAACTAaagtatttgttgttttaatctcAACCTCAGATCTGTCATGGAAGACGGGCGACTCCATATATCGCGGACTTCCCACGCCCATGGTGCTGCCCTCTGAGTCAGACgtgagcagctcctgcagcgacTCCGTCGAGTTTGCCTTGCCGGACTTCACCAGACACGGCGAGACCACGGAGAGGACAGACACTGTGGCAGTCAGATAAACATGCCTGTGATTTGTCATATTTGTAAAAGCAGCCTGTAATGGTAAGATATATCAAAACATTGAACCCTGTTTATTTTATATAGAGTGTGTACCTGTAGCAGGGGGGCTCTGGATGATATCCAACAAAGTGTAACCTCCTGAGCTGTCAGAGCGTCGCCGTGATTTCTTCTTAGCCTTCATCTTGGCCTTCTTTAACAGGATTTCTCTGGAGAAATGACATGATATGGTGTATATACTGAACTGCTAATGTTTCGCAGTCGGCTCTTAATGAGAAACTATGTAATTCAGTCTAACAGAAATATTACATCCTGGTAAACCAAATAAGACCACAGTAACAGTGAATATGAACATACTAAAGGGTTCTGTTTGTGTACCTGCAGGAGTGATCCAGCTCTGTCTCCGGTTTGGGACTGAACACAGCATCCAAATCCTCATCCTCATACACACTGAGATCTGGAGCACCAGGGTATGGGGTGATAACTCTCTTTTGCATGGCTGGGATCTGATttataacaaaacaaacaaagaacttTACAACTTGTGATGTTGTACACTGGCATGTTTCTAAAGGTGGGGGGTGACTCACCATCCTCTTGTAGGCTGCAGAAAGCTCCATGAGCACTTCGTCACTAAGAATATCCAAAGCTCTGAgggcaacacaaaacaaatgggCAAACAAAGATACATATGTGAAAGCATAGATTTATTTATCCTTCTACTGAAGTCAGAACTTTTCCTGCAGTATGTTGTTTTCTTTAAGTATCATCCAaatgaaaatatgaataaaacttTTATTATTGTGTCTTTATTATAGATTATAGATAGATTATTCTATATCTCACCTTGACTCCAACAGGGCAGCCATGTTGAGCACGATAAACTGGAGACAGGAAAGTTTTAGCTGCTCTGCGTTGTACATGGCGGAGAACTCTAGCAGCTTGGCAGCATTCTTCAGCGTCactgaggagaggaaggacaaCACTTTCACTGGCAACTTGAAAGAGTCATTTAAATGATGCAGTTGTGTCTAATGATCTTTAACTGCCACTTCTTATTATAAACTGTTATAAcctttttattatattgtacTTGTACTATTTACTGTATTGTACAGAGGttttaatatattgttatacactttatattatataacGTATAATATAACGTAAAGCCACCCAAAGCCATGATCCTAGGGGAAACACTGGACAGTGAGATTTCCCAAGCATTTACATCGGTTTTACTGGCTTGAGGGAATATCTAACTTCTATTTAACTATTAAACCAAATACGGGCAGAGGTgacaacattttatttataacatGTCTGCAATAAAGATGCCGTATATATAGTAGTAATAGACGTACTGTAATATGTTCGCCTGCCCATGGAATTACTTTAAATTACTGAGTAAGGTTAGTAAGTGATGATCAGACCTGTTTAACATTCCAACCACAAAGCGCTAAATGATCAGCGTCTAATCGGTAAACAATAAAAGCAAGCACAAACACTGTAGCTCAAGTCTCTTGTAAGCTCGTAatgtttgcattaatatcaaataATTGGTCAGATATCTATGGGTTGGCTCACACAGGTGAATGGACCAATGGACTATTTGTTGTGGAAACACTGGAACTTGCCCAGTAAACAAACTTTGCAAGTCAAATCTGATATTTTAGAGAAGGTGAGAACTCGATACATTTCTACATTTCTGATCATAAAAATGATTATTGCGTGATCCCGTCAAGGCATCTCAACTTTAGTCCTGCCACATCTGTAAGATGCCTTTTAAAGCTAGGTggacatttacacacagaatCTACCACCTTTGTCCACTCGATACAAAATCTGGATTTACCCCATCAGTATCAGGCTTTACAATAAACAGTGTTGTGAGCATAATTAAACTTTTTAATCAATTACCTGGCACATGAAATTAATACAACACTGAGTAAATGAAAGCTAGTAAAATTTAAAAAGcgcagaaaataaaaagctaaaaaaaagaaaagggggcAGTTCTAAGACAAATACAACATACAGTTCTCTGTGATGACGACCTCGCACATCTCCTTCAGTCGTGTGATGAGCAGCTGGTCGGCTACAACCAATACGTTGCAAACAAACTCCACATTCAGAGACTCTGTCACGCAAAAGAAGAGAACAAGTGCCCACATTGTTAGTACAAACACTTCAACATCTGTTATGAATTTCATGAAAACAAGGGCTCATTAATGACACATTATGAGCTTAGCTAAATGTTTCAGCGTGCAGAAACACTTGGGACGCTACCTTTAATTGTAGGAGCCTCGTCTGTGTAAATGTACTCGAGGATGACTTGCAGGATCTCTGAGCTAGTAGGCATCTCCAGGGCAGAACAGGACGTGGCCTGAAAAGGAAGTGAATTATTGTCCACCGTATTTTTATAGCCAGAGGATTTCATCAACCTTAGAAAGAATGAAGAACCTAAAACAAAGCATACCTCAATCCAAGGGTTTCCAAGCATACTATTGAAGTATTCTACAGGGAAGagacaataaaatatataagtTCAGCAGCTATCTAGTGGGAAGTTCTTCTATTTAGCGAGCAAATAGGAACTAactgaaaaaaacataaatacaaaacGCAACAGGCTAGAGTTCCTTAGTGATACTGTACTAAAGGGCCAATActgcaaactgtgtgtgtgtttcatcattCTCGATTTGTTCACTCGTCCATGTTACCTAGTCTTGCACAAAGGACACTTTTGTGACAAGGGAACTCCTTCCCATCTTCGGATTTCAGAGTAACATCACACAGATATGAGctgtacagacacagaaagAACCAAGTCACAAAATCTGCAATTTCATTATTTGCAAAATTAGTTAGCGACGTTGGCACCCACCATTTTTTCTGGTAGAATTTAGGCTTGTGGCCAGTCTTCTTGTTAACAACTTTGATCATTCCATTTTCATATTTGACTCCATCAAGGCTGTcgggcaataaaaaaaaaaaagaatgattaaaaaggaaatgaaatgaagtcTGATTTTGCATCAGGGTCCAGAGTCCGCTTGGCCTCTCACCGTGCAGACAGGTTGCCCAGGCCCAGCTTTTTTGCAATAGTCTGTAAGCTCTTCACAGGACTGACACCGCCCTCGTTGCCTTCAGCCCTGTCAGCTTTGCCTCCTTTCCCCTTCTTGCCAGGCTTGGAGCCCTTGCTCTTGGCCTTGTCTCCAGTTCCTTTAGTGGCAAGGGGAAGGGAGTGGTACACCTCGAAGGCTGAGCGACCCCTCAGTCCCAAGTCCTGCAGGCTGCTGATAAGCTTCTCCTGCTCCGAGTCCTGGCCGAGGCAACAGAGACCAACGCATTCACCATGAATTAACCACCACAATTACTGACATGGTAGCTGTATTGTGCATATACTGTTATATGACAGTTTGATTGCCATTTATGGCCTTATTCATTTTCTAGCCCTTACCTGGTTGAGCCCCATCAGGGTTCCGGAAACTCTTGGCCGGGCTCCATGGACCAGCATCTCACACGAGTCAGTGTAGATGAACTGCAGAGCGTGTTCCAGCATGTCCGGTGGAACTTTATCCAAAATGAGTAGATCACAGCCCACAGCATCCTCGCTCTTCCTCACTTCCTTATCCAGTTCCTCATCATTGCCACAATGCTTGTACATGAACTGTTTCCGAAAAAAATCGGACCTCATGGACAGGATGTACTTATGAGTTGGAAAGGTGCGATCGCCGGCCTGGAGCGTCACATCGTGGATGCTGTCGGTCTCGTCCGCCTCATCCAGAAGGCTCCGAAAGTGTTGGGAGAAACAGGACGGAGAAATGCTGGGAATCTCATACAAGCTGGATGGAAAATGCAGGACAGACATGTCATTCATGGAAAAAAGTACTGTACACATCAAGatcccacacacactcttacagtacacactcacacacacagcattatttATGCTTGTCTTGTCATGTGTGTTAATTCAGTGGAAGCGTTTCACAGTCGCTTCTCTGTCAGCATAGATAGTTGTAGGAATACTGTAATTGTCCTGTCTCTCTTGACCCACTATGAAGCTTGTTTCCTTTCTGTATCGTCTCTCATCCTTTATACTTGCCTCACACAGTATTTCCTTGTGTACGAAAGGGTATCTCCACTGCTTTAACTTAATTctggtggttttgtttttttacacatgTTTTAATGGTATTAAATGTACCCCTTGCCTTCTGATAATTATCACTCTGCATTGAAAAGCTCCTACAGATTGTCTAAACACACACTTTATACATAAAGCATTTGTTTAGGCTTCAGGTCAAAATGTGAGCATCCTACTATGTTTTGGGGTCGGCCTGAAGAGCTCCAAAGTTCCGGCCTTTTGAATCTATGGTGATGCTGACAGCTCTGTGGACATGGTGGAGCTTTTCGAGGCGAATTCGCTCGTACACCGTCACAGCATCTGAATGGCCACAAACCTCCACACCGTCATCTGCAAAATCAAACCTTACAATTACAAAACTGCTAAACCACGTTATGTACCGATTACTGGTACAAATCAAAGGCAAAGCCCTATACTGCTCACCTTTCTTTTCCCCATACTTCTTATACTCGCCGGCCCACACTCCACTAAAGCCCTCCCCTTCCTGAGTCACAAACATCATGCTGTTTTTGCTGAGCGCTATGTCCGACATGAAAACCTGACGTCCGTACGCCCACCGGCACTGTCTCACTGCGCTGCCGGAGGAACGCCAGCAAAACACCTGACAGCGAGGGGAAAAATGCAAGAGGGGGCAGATTTAATAAAACTTGCACTGACAAGTATTAGGCCACCATACAGACTCGACTCTGCACTGTATTGTGTAACCGTCTATACCACAGGTTACATAACTGGACAGAAAAAAGTGGTTAAGGTTAAAAATACCAGCGTTATGCATTTCCTCTATGTGCAAATGTTTAGAAACTAGACGGAAGTTAAATAATCCAaacttttatcattttaaaactCATTTAAGCAAACTTCTGCAGTAATGTTTTCCCCCTTGATAGGCTTAAGTAACAAATAAACCGTTTCTCATATACTCACCCTTCCAGCTTCATCCAATGCTAAAATGGCCACctttccacctcctccctcactcaGGATCTGTGGATCCACACGATGATCCAGACTGCCACCGCTGACCAGAACCTTCTTGATGTTGAGCTGCCTGCGCACGATGAAAAGTTAAAATGAATTATAACCCATTTTGTGCTATGTTGTGTAAAATCAGCACATGCCAGTCCCTTTGATGATGATATCCACACATATTCCTCAGCCAACTCCGTAACTGTTTCAACAGGCATTCCAGACCCCTGATTCAAATTGCAGAAGACCTCTGAAGACACGTACAGCATCAAGCTTCTGCTACTTTTTTCCACAAGAAACAATGTAGTTTATTAACACCATTGTGCAACAAAAACTTTGTAAATTGCCTTGAGATGTTGTAAACCgacactatataaataaactaaacttaGACACAGCCCAATGAGAATGGCAGAGGTGAGGCAGAAGTGACAGCTCCTGTTCTTCTGCTCTAAGTACATTTGGGGATAATGCTAAAGAGAAACGTGTAATGAATTTAAAGTTTCCAGAGTGTTCCTAAATGACTTTACAATGTGatgtttaagaaaaaaaaaggttcctTCCTTAGAACTCAGTAGCCCTGCTGTTTTATTAACCTTGAAGCCATTTTCCTGCACTGGTAGTCAGCCAACAGGTAGACGTCTCCTTTCTCAGACACAACCACCGTTGCGCCGTCACTAGCTGCAGCCATTGCTATAGTGACATCCTTGTGGTGCAGGGCAGAGACCTGCCGGGGAGCTATCACACACTTCTCCCCATTAGGATCCAGTAGGTAACCTGGAGATCAAATTACAATGAAGTACAAAATATACTGTGGTGTATTGCAATATTTAATGCTTTACTCTATGGAAATGTACAGTACCTAGCTGGCCTCCATTGAGTCCCATTGTGTACACAGCTTCTCTGGTCCACAGCACTGTGTGGAACCTTCCTGCTGCTACTCCAATCACTGTCCTGCCCTTGAGCATCTTGGAGAAAACCTACAAACACATATAATTTGGTCATTAAACTATGTCATTTCACACAACCAAATCACATATTCGCGCTAGTCGTACCTGTTTAGGcacatgtgcagcagcaggtggaggagccaGACCCAGCTGGTTGAAGGTGTTGAGGCCAAACGCGTACACATAGCCTTCCTCTGTCAGCACCACTGTGTGATCTTTGGCTGCTGCCACCTGGGAGCAGTGGTGGGACATCAGACCCTCTACCATTCGAGGAATCTGAGAACAGGAATAAGAAGGTAAAGAATAGCGatgactggaaaaaaaacatacacgATGATTGAATAGCCTTTCATACTGGGAGTTTAATGGCATGATCATTTACCTGCAGAAAAACCTAATTATATTTTGATCTCATCTGTTACTTTCTCTATTAACCTAATGTGAAAGCATGCAACTAATTAATGGATTTTCCGAGGAAGTTCAGAAAATTGTACTTTACTATTCACACTCGTTCGGTCGGCAGAGATACAGTCTGCTTcagcattttttaaatttttattttaacacaactgaatgttaaaattaaatttaggAGACGAGTGCACACAGCATTTAATCAGATGGTGCCCTGTAACAAATCTCACCAGATAGGTCTGCTCATCCCCATGGCCAAGCCGTCCTCCTTGTCCATGTCCACACGTAAACACCTGGCCTTTCTGAGATAGGAACACAGAGTGGAACTTGCACAGAACCACCTGCACAGAGAACAGGAGGAGGGATATATAACCGAGGGTAATTATGAAATTAGATATATgcaattattttaaatgtcTGAGGTAATTGGGCTCTTGTCAATATAATTTTGACCTCAAAGTAAAAGCTGC from Betta splendens chromosome 16, fBetSpl5.4, whole genome shotgun sequence carries:
- the ibtk gene encoding inhibitor of Bruton tyrosine kinase, giving the protein MSLAKPDCTPKCRSQQHAEQVIAALTGGSEGHLRAFLTSHCHNATTLRDTFGRTALHLAASVGKKELLEWLLVNKNADVTVRDKESGWTALHRSAFYGQIHCLISLVKHGGLVSTQDKEGLSVLDLTMKDRPTHVVFKNSDPTEVYTWGNNTNFTLGHGNQESRQHPELVDVFARTGVYIKQVVLCKFHSVFLSQKGQVFTCGHGQGGRLGHGDEQTYLIPRMVEGLMSHHCSQVAAAKDHTVVLTEEGYVYAFGLNTFNQLGLAPPPAAAHVPKQVFSKMLKGRTVIGVAAGRFHTVLWTREAVYTMGLNGGQLGYLLDPNGEKCVIAPRQVSALHHKDVTIAMAAASDGATVVVSEKGDVYLLADYQCRKMASRQLNIKKVLVSGGSLDHRVDPQILSEGGGGKVAILALDEAGRVFCWRSSGSAVRQCRWAYGRQVFMSDIALSKNSMMFVTQEGEGFSGVWAGEYKKYGEKKDDGVEVCGHSDAVTVYERIRLEKLHHVHRAVSITIDSKGRNFGALQADPKTYLYEIPSISPSCFSQHFRSLLDEADETDSIHDVTLQAGDRTFPTHKYILSMRSDFFRKQFMYKHCGNDEELDKEVRKSEDAVGCDLLILDKVPPDMLEHALQFIYTDSCEMLVHGARPRVSGTLMGLNQDSEQEKLISSLQDLGLRGRSAFEVYHSLPLATKGTGDKAKSKGSKPGKKGKGGKADRAEGNEGGVSPVKSLQTIAKKLGLGNLSARLDGVKYENGMIKVVNKKTGHKPKFYQKKCSYLCDVTLKSEDGKEFPCHKSVLCARLEYFNSMLGNPWIEATSCSALEMPTSSEILQVILEYIYTDEAPTIKESLNVEFVCNVLVVADQLLITRLKEMCEVVITENLTLKNAAKLLEFSAMYNAEQLKLSCLQFIVLNMAALLESRALDILSDEVLMELSAAYKRMIPAMQKRVITPYPGAPDLSVYEDEDLDAVFSPKPETELDHSCREILLKKAKMKAKKKSRRRSDSSGGYTLLDIIQSPPATVSVLSVVSPCLVKSGKANSTESLQELLTSDSEGSTMGVGSPRYMESPVFHDRSEDEKVFSVRLKTPPNTPISLKNTFPTPPDSAPQTIPKSLPCPVHPPPVLDLRTIMDMEANSVQTMGATPKSPGSIITSIKHSHVPTKLSQKQRKMLAMANKEASVETTSAKSAPAGTPSKSSGKTWATTVNSPPSSYSFRALLEEEENRLTKEGTQRGQGAQGSPVPAAARKVTFKDGDCSEPERPTGPWVLGAVGSPPLPSLVTFASIVEEEKQQEAALVRSREKPLALIQIEERAIQDLLLHYKAHGNPDELIVVERSSRGPMAAPTWNKH